The genomic segment TGAGGATTTTAATGAAAATGTCCAAAAGCAAGAAATCCAATTAAAGCCCTGTGCATACCTACATAACTATCGAAAAGTCGAAAATGATCCACTAACGGATGCCCATTATGAGGATCATCTCGAAAAAGCACCTGTTTTTACAAAAGGGGAAATTGAGAAACTTCGTACGTTTATAAAGAAATTCATTAAAAAAGGTGACCAGAACCAATTACTATACCAAATTGAAAACGGCAGAATCCATCCTTCAAAATCATTGCAAGATGCATTAAACAGTATGTTAAAAGGCAATGAAGAATTCATTATGATCGACGAACAAAAAGTGTTCTTTGAAGAGGCGCTTCATCAGGCAATGGATAGTGTTAAAACTGTCGCAAAGCAAGTTATGATCGTGCAAGGTGGGCCTGGGACAGGGAAATCAGTCCTTGCCATTAACTTGTTGGTAAAACTAATTGATCGAGGACTTGTAGCAATGTATGTAACAAAAAACGCTGCGCCGCGCAATATTTACTCGATAAAACTAAAAGGAGATTTTAAAAAGACGCATATTGATAATCTATTTAAAGGATCCGGCAGTTTTACAGAAGTAGAAGAAAATGAATTTGACGTACTGATTGTAGATGAAGCGCATAGGTTGAACGAGAAATCAGGGATGTTTCGAAATAAAGGTGAAAACCAGGTGAAGGAACTAATCAAAGGTTCCAAATTCACGATATTTTTTATTGATGAAAATCAAAAGGTCACACTAAGCGATATTGGTAGTGTCGATTTGATAAAGCACTATGCTGAACAATACAAAGCTAACATAATTTCGTGTGATCTAACATCCCAGTTCCGTTGTGATGGTTCAGATGGCTACATCGCCTGGCTAGATGATGTATTGCAGATAAGAAATACCGCCAATATGCATGAACTAGGGATGGATTATGACGTCCGACTTTTTGAAGACCCAAATGAAATGCTTGCGGAAATTGAAAAACTTAATAGAAGAAACAACAAATCTCGTGTTATGGCAGGTTACTGCTGGGAATGGCCAAAGCAGAATCGACAGGACGTCAATTATAACGACATTGCCATTCCAGAACACGACTTCGGCATTAGCTGGAACATCGAAAATACCTGGGCCATCGAGAACTCATCAGTTAGGGAAGCTGGTTGTATTCATACTGCTCAAGGATTAGAGTTTGACTATGTAGGCGTCATTATCGGCGATGACATGCGTTATGAGAACGGAAAAATCATCACAGATTACACAAAACGTGCAAAGACAGACCAATCTTTAAAGGGTATAAAAAAGATTGCTAAAGAAAATCCAGAGGAAGCGCATGCATTGGCAGATCCTATTATTCGAAATACGTATAGAACATTAATGACGCGTGGTCAGAAGGGATGTTTTGTATTTTGTACGGATTCTGCGCTGCAGGAATACTTGATTGAGCGGTTGGAGAAGGTGACGTTTTATCGGAAGAAGAGGCAGGAGACATTGTACTTGGTAGATGAGCGGGAGGGGTATGGGCATTAGAAAGTCTTAAAACCAAAGTATCAGGTTTGGAGTTGAATTATTCCAAGACAGCTGATTGTACTACACATCAACGGTCGTATTGGGATTATATTATTTAGAGAAGGGATTGAGTAAAATTAATAAGTATAAAGATGAGTGGTGGTACTCAACAACAACTATTTTCATTCTAACTGTCTTTGGCATTTTAATAGTTCCGTTCATTTTAGCCATCGTTCTTTTAGTTATTCAAATACAAAAACGAAATGAATTTAATAAAAAAATTCAAGAAAATGAATTGCTGAATATGCCTATTAAAGAAAAAGAGGCCAAGCTAGTAGGGCTTAATGAATCCTTGGTAAGTAGCCAAAAACTCATAGACGAAAACAATACTATCATAAATAATCAGGAATCATTTATTCAATCTTTACGCAATGTTTTTGATGAAGAAATAAATAAAGAGCGTGAGACCATCTTAATTAAAGCCAAAGAAGAAGCTGAGGAAATTGTTCATGATTCAACAAAAAGCATTGCTGATATTGTTGAGAAAGTGACTGAATACCAATCCAGTGTAGAAATACTTACTAAGGAACGAACAGACTTGGAAAAGGAAGTGCAACGCTACAAGAATCAAGCTAGGAAATTCAAATCGGATCTTCTTGGATTGAAGAATTTCAATGAGCGATTTCCACATACGATTAATTTTGATTCAGTATATCACCAACTGGAGCAAATGAACAAAGAATTGGATGAAAAAAGATTACTAGGCACAGTCATCAGATTACACTTACATTCAGATAACTCAAGAGAGCTAAGAAAGTTATCAAATGCAACTAACAAGGAAATCCAAAACATATTAAGTAAATATGAAGACAGATATACAACTAAAGGAAATAAAACCATTTATAATTTAATGGTTATCGCTCTTCAAGCTGAGATTCAAATCCTACTATTACAACTAAAATTTAACAAGCTTGATGACTCAATTAACGCAGTTAAAGATATTATAACAAAGTATTTATCAATAAGTGCATCGGGTAACATGGCGATTCTACCAACCGTGACAAGGTTTTTAAATGAGATGGAGCCATTGTATATTGAACTAATTAATATTGAATATAAATATTACGTATACAGAGAGCAAGAAAAAGAAGAACAGAGAATGATTAGGGAACAAATGAAGCAAGAGGCTGCAGAGAGAAAGCTACTTGCGGAAGAGAAGAAGAAATTGGAGAAGGAAGAGGAGAAGTTCTCAATCGAAATTTCTAGAAATAAAAAATTGTTGGAAGAAGAAACAGATCAAGAGAAGGTACGACATTTGGAGGAAAGACTCCAGGAACTCGAAATCCAAGTAAAAGAAATTGAAGACAAGAAAGATGAGATTACTAGCCTTGCCCTTGGTAAAGCGGGATATGTCTATATCATTTCAAACCTTGGTTCGTTTGGCGAGCAACTGTTCAAGATAGGTATGACAAGAAGAATGGATCCTCAAGAAAGAGTAGATGAA from the Sporosarcina psychrophila genome contains:
- a CDS encoding DUF2075 domain-containing protein, which gives rise to MIIYESTKEQFVGDIVNELLIDRLYNSFQEKIGRTSKAEIRSWENSLQKMSNVMQDGDIPNDASVAIEFNIPNTSKRVDFLIAGNDGNQDHVVIVELKQWENVEKIATRDGIVKTFVGKANREMTHPSYQAWSYAALIEDFNENVQKQEIQLKPCAYLHNYRKVENDPLTDAHYEDHLEKAPVFTKGEIEKLRTFIKKFIKKGDQNQLLYQIENGRIHPSKSLQDALNSMLKGNEEFIMIDEQKVFFEEALHQAMDSVKTVAKQVMIVQGGPGTGKSVLAINLLVKLIDRGLVAMYVTKNAAPRNIYSIKLKGDFKKTHIDNLFKGSGSFTEVEENEFDVLIVDEAHRLNEKSGMFRNKGENQVKELIKGSKFTIFFIDENQKVTLSDIGSVDLIKHYAEQYKANIISCDLTSQFRCDGSDGYIAWLDDVLQIRNTANMHELGMDYDVRLFEDPNEMLAEIEKLNRRNNKSRVMAGYCWEWPKQNRQDVNYNDIAIPEHDFGISWNIENTWAIENSSVREAGCIHTAQGLEFDYVGVIIGDDMRYENGKIITDYTKRAKTDQSLKGIKKIAKENPEEAHALADPIIRNTYRTLMTRGQKGCFVFCTDSALQEYLIERLEKVTFYRKKRQETLYLVDEREGYGH
- a CDS encoding GIY-YIG nuclease family protein — translated: MSKINKYKDEWWYSTTTIFILTVFGILIVPFILAIVLLVIQIQKRNEFNKKIQENELLNMPIKEKEAKLVGLNESLVSSQKLIDENNTIINNQESFIQSLRNVFDEEINKERETILIKAKEEAEEIVHDSTKSIADIVEKVTEYQSSVEILTKERTDLEKEVQRYKNQARKFKSDLLGLKNFNERFPHTINFDSVYHQLEQMNKELDEKRLLGTVIRLHLHSDNSRELRKLSNATNKEIQNILSKYEDRYTTKGNKTIYNLMVIALQAEIQILLLQLKFNKLDDSINAVKDIITKYLSISASGNMAILPTVTRFLNEMEPLYIELINIEYKYYVYREQEKEEQRMIREQMKQEAAERKLLAEEKKKLEKEEEKFSIEISRNKKLLEEETDQEKVRHLEERLQELEIQVKEIEDKKDEITSLALGKAGYVYIISNLGSFGEQLFKIGMTRRMDPQERVDELGSASVPFKFDVHAMVFSDDAVGLEGKLHKLLSRQRVNKVNYRKEFFKTDISSLREMIEEIDPTVEFVTTMLAEEYNHTLAMEDAELVS